One window of Metopolophium dirhodum isolate CAU chromosome 3, ASM1992520v1, whole genome shotgun sequence genomic DNA carries:
- the LOC132940718 gene encoding histone H4-like, producing the protein MVPIGGSVSRETVKRDCDLKKSISQRSVHIRASCPTLFPTFKMTGRGKGGKGLGKGGAKRHRKVLRDNIQGITKPAIRRLARRGGVKRISGLIYEETRGVLKVFLENVIRDAVTYTEHAKRKTVTAMDVVYALKRQGRTLYGFGG; encoded by the coding sequence ATGGTTCCGATTGGTGGTTCGGTGTCGAGAGAAACGGTTAAAAGGGACTGCGACCTGAAGAAAAGTATCAGTCAACGTTCAGTTCACATCCGAGCAAGTTGTCCAACACTATTTCCAACATTCAAAATGACAGGACGAGGCAAAGGAGGAAAAGGTCTGGGAAAAGGAGGCGCGAAACGTCATCGTAAAGTGCTCCGTGATAACATCCAGGGAATCACCAAGCCCGCTATCCGTCGGTTGGCTCGCCGAGGCGGTGTTAAACGTATTTCCGGTTTGATCTACGAAGAGACCCGCGGAGTTCTGAAGGTATTCCTGGAAAACGTGATCCGTGACGCAGTCACATACACCGAGCACGCCAAGAGGAAGACCGTCACCGCCATGGACGTCGTGTACGCTCTCAAACGACAAGGTCGTACTCTGTACGGTTTCGGAGGTTAA
- the LOC132940068 gene encoding histone H2A-like, translating into MSGRGKAGKSKGGKSKTRSSRAGLQFPVGRIHRLLRKGNYAERVGAGAPVYLAAVMEYLAAEVLELAGNAARDNKKSRIIPRHLQLAIRNDEELNKLLSGVTIAQGGVLPNIQAVLLPKKTEKKA; encoded by the coding sequence ATGAGCGGACGCGGCAAAGCAGGAAAATCGAAGGGAGGCAAATCCAAGACCAGGTCGTCCCGCGCCGGACTCCAGTTCCCGGTCGGTCGTATCCATCGTCTGTTGAGAAAAGGAAACTACGCCGAACGTGTCGGAGCCGGAGCACCGGTATACCTGGCCGCCGTCATGGAGTACTTGGCAGCTGAAGTTTTGGAGTTGGCCGGTAACGCCGCCCGTGACAACAAGAAGTCTCGTATCATCCCCAGACATTTGCAATTGGCCATCAGGAACGACGAGGAGTTGAACAAATTGTTGTCCGGAGTAACCATCGCTCAAGGCGGTGTGTTGCCCAACATCCAAGCCGTGCTCTTGCCCAAGAAGACCGAGAAGAAGGCCTAA
- the LOC132940715 gene encoding histone H1A, sperm-like — translation MTDTVATTPAPVAASPAAKKSPAKKKLSASKVKKTVALHPTTAVMVTSAIKELKEKKGSSLPAIKKYLAANYKVDPAKLAPFIRKFLKAAVANGTVVQTKGTGASGHFKLPVAEVKPKKAVVAKKKKSIVKKVKAAGTPKKKKLVAAKKPAAGEPAAKKAKKAAATKPKATTPKKAPAKAKKPAAVKPKSKKTPIKKTAAPKKK, via the coding sequence ATGACAGACACCGTCGCTACAACTCCGGCTCCAGTCGCCGCATCGCCGGCCGCGAAGAAGTCTCCTGCCAAGAAGAAGTTGTCGGCTTCTAAAGTCAAGAAGACCGTTGCGTTGCACCCGACCACCGCCGTGATGGTCACGTCGGCCATCAAGGAGCTCAAGGAGAAGAAAGGTTCGTCGTTACCGGCCATCAAGAAATACTTGGCCGCCAACTACAAAGTCGATCCCGCCAAGCTGGCGCCTTTCATCAGGAAGTTTTTGAAAGCCGCCGTCGCCAACGGTACCGTCGTCCAGACCAAGGGAACCGGCGCTTCGGGACACTTCAAGTTGCCCGTCGCCGAGGTCAAGCCGAAAAAGGCCGTTGTAGCCAAGAAGAAGAAATCCATCGTCAAAAAAGTCAAAGCCGCCGGAACACCGAAGAAGAAGAAGCTCGTAGCCGCCAAGAAACCCGCGGCGGGTGAACCAGCAGCCAAAAAAGCGAAAAAGGCCGCTGCGACGAAACCCAAGGCGACTACACCAAAGAAGGCCCCAGCCAAAGCGAAAAAGCCGGCCGCCGTCAAACCCAAATCGAAGAAAACTCCGATCAAGAAAACCGCAGCTCCCAAAAAGAAGTAG
- the LOC132940659 gene encoding histone H2B-like gives MAPGGKSAGKAMKKSSGKAQKNIAKSDKKRKPKRKESYAIYIYKVLKQVHPDTGVSSKAMSIMNSFVNDLFERIAAESSRLAHYNKRSTITSREIQTAVRLLLPGELAKHAVSEGTKAVTKYTSSK, from the coding sequence ATGGCTCCAGGAGGAAAATCGGCGGGCAAAGCAATGAAGAAGTCGTCCGGCAAGGCACAAAAGAACATCGCCAAGTCCGACAAGAAGCGCAAGCCCAAGAGGAAAGAATCGTACGCAATCTACATCTACAAAGTGTTGAAACAAGTACATCCCGACACCGGAGTCTCGTCCAAAGCCATGAGCATCATGAACAGCTTCGTCAACGACCTGTTCGAGCGCATCGCCGCCGAATCCAGTCGTCTGGCCCACTACAACAAACGTTCGACCATTACCAGCCGGGAAATCCAAACTGCCGTCCGACTCTTGTTGCCCGGTGAATTGGCCAAGCACGCCGTCAGTGAAGGAACCAAGGCTGTGACCAAGTACACCAGCTCCAAATAA